From Heliomicrobium modesticaldum Ice1, a single genomic window includes:
- a CDS encoding DUF5301 domain-containing protein, whose protein sequence is MAEAFLKILNMSITATCVLFAILVLRLPLRRAPKRISYALWGVLLFRLVCPVSFSSFFSLFGLLGAPVTESGAMEYIANSNMPDAVQHIGSDTGYIAGEAANSAAVQSAGASSAGFMQTFLFCGAWVWIAGLALMLIYSVVSYLRLKNRLSTAVPLCGNVFETDEISSPFVCGFLKPRIYLPAGIDETERKYVLLHERAHILRKDHIAKPIAFLALSIHWFNPFMWLAFRLMSRDMEMSCDERAARGLDQDGKVRYGETLMRLAIKRPLPAGSPLAFGEGATKGRIEHMFRYKKPAFWIVCAAVIFAAVWAVLLMANPAQTIELPDTASVFTVEMEQFNDRLSVGRVGITGAEQIDTILSAMAGSKKTLRRSVNDRPMQDNYLVLRLIMENEMRTLCLYSEGGGEYIEEPYIGIYKTRGNSGKVLYQVYTDNMEKSSGNAINIRWNLPADVSHLLKDYAPVRDYAEDYVREQIKYYNSLGYNITDAKITAVTLMNTGTASLTKAVEMWRLEYRLLPDDAEKVVLAGGMKMEDGWLTEWGSTGQPLLVTVHDWDSKSEIRRRVGAFNTLGVQEEYQGDYTAAAMALYHDFISKTGVTWEYNPKSSVFPALPIRINIPFSNAHVSVDRGMLWLNDETKAPNYIDCGKETDYPAGKTILWSPSEGDVFDSSDVANGCILRFEITSSDGSVHKGTILVDQSKKAENGVWFYSVALAETDTGLVLANSSEYGGGCILKLPDES, encoded by the coding sequence ATGGCGGAAGCATTTTTGAAGATTCTCAATATGAGCATTACGGCCACCTGCGTGCTGTTTGCCATACTCGTTCTGCGTCTGCCGCTTAGGAGGGCGCCGAAGCGGATATCCTATGCGCTCTGGGGCGTTCTTCTGTTCAGGCTTGTCTGCCCGGTGTCCTTTTCATCGTTTTTCTCCCTGTTTGGTCTTTTGGGAGCGCCTGTTACAGAGAGCGGAGCAATGGAATACATTGCAAATAGCAATATGCCTGACGCCGTGCAGCATATAGGCTCCGATACTGGTTACATCGCCGGCGAAGCGGCAAATTCCGCAGCGGTTCAGTCCGCCGGGGCGTCAAGCGCCGGCTTTATGCAGACATTCCTATTTTGTGGGGCTTGGGTTTGGATTGCCGGATTGGCTTTGATGCTGATTTACAGCGTCGTTTCCTATCTGCGCCTAAAAAATAGGCTTTCAACGGCCGTCCCGCTATGCGGCAATGTTTTTGAAACGGACGAAATATCCTCTCCTTTTGTGTGCGGCTTTTTAAAGCCAAGAATATACCTGCCTGCAGGGATCGACGAAACCGAGCGGAAATACGTTTTGCTTCATGAGCGTGCGCATATCCTCAGGAAGGATCACATCGCCAAGCCAATAGCGTTTTTAGCCTTGTCCATTCACTGGTTCAATCCATTCATGTGGCTGGCCTTCCGCCTGATGAGCCGCGATATGGAAATGAGCTGCGACGAGCGGGCGGCACGCGGGCTTGACCAGGATGGAAAGGTCAGGTACGGCGAGACGCTGATGCGTCTGGCGATAAAGCGTCCTCTTCCGGCGGGAAGCCCTCTGGCTTTCGGAGAAGGCGCAACGAAAGGCCGGATTGAGCATATGTTTCGTTACAAAAAACCGGCGTTTTGGATAGTATGCGCGGCGGTGATTTTCGCGGCCGTCTGGGCCGTATTGCTGATGGCGAATCCGGCCCAGACCATTGAACTTCCGGACACGGCGTCGGTATTTACCGTTGAAATGGAACAGTTCAACGACAGGTTAAGCGTAGGCCGTGTGGGTATAACCGGCGCCGAGCAAATCGACACAATTCTTTCGGCCATGGCTGGCTCGAAAAAAACGCTGAGGCGTTCCGTCAACGACCGCCCGATGCAGGACAACTATCTTGTTTTAAGGCTTATTATGGAAAATGAGATGAGAACGCTGTGCCTGTATTCGGAAGGCGGCGGCGAGTATATTGAGGAGCCATATATCGGGATCTACAAAACTCGCGGGAATTCAGGCAAAGTATTATATCAGGTATATACAGATAACATGGAGAAAAGCAGCGGCAACGCAATCAATATCCGCTGGAACTTACCCGCCGACGTTTCCCATCTGCTTAAAGACTATGCTCCGGTCAGAGACTATGCGGAGGACTATGTGCGCGAACAGATAAAGTATTACAACAGCCTCGGCTACAACATAACCGACGCGAAGATCACGGCAGTGACCCTTATGAACACCGGCACCGCAAGCCTTACCAAGGCTGTCGAGATGTGGCGGCTTGAGTACCGCCTGCTGCCGGACGACGCCGAAAAGGTGGTTCTCGCAGGAGGAATGAAAATGGAGGACGGCTGGCTGACAGAGTGGGGCAGCACGGGCCAGCCGCTTCTCGTGACCGTCCACGACTGGGACTCGAAATCCGAAATCCGGCGCAGGGTGGGCGCATTCAACACGCTCGGAGTGCAGGAAGAATATCAGGGCGACTACACCGCCGCCGCGATGGCGCTGTATCACGACTTTATTTCAAAAACAGGCGTCACGTGGGAGTATAACCCCAAAAGCTCCGTCTTCCCCGCCCTGCCGATCCGCATCAATATCCCTTTTTCCAACGCTCATGTGTCGGTGGACAGAGGAATGCTTTGGCTTAACGACGAAACGAAAGCGCCAAATTACATCGACTGCGGGAAGGAAACAGATTACCCGGCGGGCAAAACCATCCTCTGGTCGCCTTCGGAAGGCGACGTGTTCGACAGCAGCGACGTCGCCAACGGCTGTATCCTTCGCTTCGAGATAACTTCCAGCGACGGGAGCGTCCACAAAGGGACGATACTCGTCGATCAGTCAAAAAAGGCGGAAAACGGAGTGTGGTTTTACAGCGTTGCGCTGGCGGAAACCGACACCGGCCTGGTTCTTGCCAATAGCAGCGAATACGGCGGCGGATGCATATTGAAGCTGCCTGACGAATCATAA
- a CDS encoding transposase, which produces MQSVAQPLEEVQKIFCRTPGGKKAGRLIQHFTQYASKVYGFSQMVRQAKDGRKQPRIKAPAIFTVAFFGAFFCMESMEQMDRWQKTGVFRQLVPKNIRLPSHDTVRQALMKWDLKEQRKQHNCVIQRYKEQRGPQKESINGWRVTAIDGVELFHTKAYRCPECLTREHRDKTTDYYHAVVVAQQVGGNANLIYDWEMRKPQDGVDKDEGETTVAQRLIRRMAETYGKITDVYTLDALFAKAPVIHAALDAGAHVVVRMKEERRRIMKEANACFANRLPDSTWEERDGKGNTVYVQAWDEEGLAQWPQVRVPMRIVKIIRHTNKTVIEANKEVFVTDVVERWIATTCSSEKADTQTIAQIAAARWDIENIGFRNLKTFNALDHCFVHDSVAIKAMIGFQVLAFNLKRLFFFHHLPASRHRDVPLRYLIDEMREATRWVSLHLYRWVWEWGLSTA; this is translated from the coding sequence GTGCAAAGCGTAGCACAGCCACTCGAAGAAGTCCAGAAAATTTTTTGTAGAACACCTGGTGGAAAAAAAGCGGGCCGACTAATTCAACATTTTACGCAGTACGCCTCAAAGGTATATGGCTTTTCGCAGATGGTCCGTCAAGCAAAGGATGGTCGCAAACAACCCCGTATCAAAGCCCCAGCCATTTTTACCGTCGCTTTTTTTGGCGCCTTTTTCTGTATGGAAAGTATGGAGCAGATGGACCGTTGGCAAAAAACCGGGGTATTCCGTCAATTGGTTCCCAAAAACATTCGATTGCCATCACATGATACGGTGCGACAAGCCTTGATGAAATGGGATCTAAAAGAGCAACGAAAGCAGCATAACTGTGTGATCCAGCGATATAAGGAGCAACGCGGCCCGCAGAAGGAAAGCATCAATGGTTGGCGAGTGACTGCCATCGATGGCGTGGAGTTATTCCACACCAAGGCCTATCGTTGTCCCGAATGCCTTACGCGCGAACACCGCGACAAAACCACCGACTATTATCATGCGGTCGTAGTCGCTCAACAGGTTGGCGGCAACGCGAACCTGATTTATGACTGGGAAATGCGAAAGCCTCAGGATGGGGTGGACAAGGATGAAGGAGAAACCACCGTCGCCCAACGATTGATCCGACGTATGGCCGAGACCTATGGAAAAATAACGGATGTATACACGTTAGACGCGCTGTTTGCCAAAGCACCCGTCATTCATGCCGCTCTGGATGCAGGCGCTCATGTAGTTGTTCGCATGAAAGAAGAACGTCGACGGATAATGAAAGAGGCAAATGCCTGCTTTGCGAACCGGCTTCCGGACTCCACTTGGGAAGAAAGAGATGGAAAAGGGAATACCGTTTACGTTCAAGCTTGGGACGAAGAGGGATTGGCACAATGGCCGCAAGTTCGCGTGCCCATGCGAATCGTAAAAATCATTCGTCATACCAACAAGACAGTCATCGAAGCAAACAAAGAAGTCTTTGTCACTGATGTGGTGGAGCGCTGGATAGCAACCACATGCTCATCCGAAAAAGCGGATACCCAGACGATCGCACAAATTGCCGCCGCTCGTTGGGATATTGAGAATATTGGATTTCGCAACCTTAAGACGTTCAACGCCTTGGACCACTGCTTCGTGCACGATTCGGTGGCGATCAAAGCGATGATCGGATTTCAAGTGCTGGCTTTTAATCTTAAGCGATTGTTTTTCTTTCACCACCTCCCTGCCTCTCGTCATCGAGATGTGCCGCTTCGATATCTCATTGATGAGATGCGCGAAGCGACGAGGTGGGTATCTTTACATCTATATCGTTGGGTCTGGGAGTGGGGCTTATCTACTGCCTAG
- a CDS encoding amidase domain-containing protein, translated as MKKCLLSIMSILVIASIFITGYSVPAKAIDDNKKLTRNIFSSKIEDHYIIYNSETIGINVIRLYPEPDMKYFENWQGKYSKAIDYIKGNIPIEFNINSEEFQSFVKQYMFIDTGTAIDNQMIEFVKFIDYYENIGKNNKILSYYSADELNSKKVDEEFLGLLPIPTDARITSESKSSDDINNIIFGEASTNGYDASAAVTYAKKWWYQTNNDDYPYYTDYYGLDTSTNAMNDLEHDPMSGRSQTTRRTYSDCTNFVSQCLKAGGMIEIKSGILLPHTKSTNWYYSDSKPSYTWGGALNFYNHWSQRAGVTPSSSNLQTGDVVSVDMTGDGDTDHTAIITKIKSTGSDYDERILLTQHTYDRCETRWDSSAKKEVDYTLQYLYDKGYTIYGYEMDKATNEK; from the coding sequence ATGAAAAAGTGTTTACTTTCTATTATGTCAATTTTAGTCATTGCTAGTATATTTATAACAGGTTATAGTGTTCCTGCAAAAGCGATAGACGACAATAAAAAACTAACGAGGAATATTTTTTCATCAAAAATTGAAGATCATTATATTATTTATAATTCTGAAACTATTGGTATAAATGTTATTCGTCTTTATCCAGAACCAGATATGAAATATTTTGAGAATTGGCAAGGAAAGTATTCTAAAGCAATTGATTATATTAAGGGCAACATACCAATTGAATTTAACATTAATAGCGAAGAGTTTCAATCTTTTGTCAAACAATATATGTTTATAGACACAGGAACGGCAATTGACAATCAGATGATCGAATTTGTTAAATTTATAGACTATTATGAAAACATAGGTAAAAACAATAAAATCCTAAGTTATTATTCTGCAGACGAGCTCAACTCTAAAAAGGTTGATGAAGAATTTTTGGGATTATTACCAATACCAACGGACGCGCGGATAACAAGCGAGTCAAAATCTAGTGATGATATAAACAATATTATTTTCGGTGAAGCATCTACAAATGGATACGATGCTTCGGCTGCAGTTACATATGCTAAGAAATGGTGGTATCAGACCAATAATGATGATTATCCTTATTATACGGATTATTATGGATTAGATACCTCCACAAATGCAATGAATGACCTTGAGCATGATCCAATGAGCGGACGTTCACAAACTACAAGAAGAACGTATTCGGATTGTACAAATTTTGTATCTCAGTGTCTTAAAGCTGGCGGAATGATTGAAATAAAATCAGGAATACTTCTGCCGCACACAAAATCTACAAATTGGTATTATAGCGATTCAAAACCGTCTTACACATGGGGAGGTGCTTTAAATTTTTATAATCATTGGAGTCAGCGAGCAGGTGTAACACCAAGTTCTTCGAATTTACAAACAGGTGATGTAGTTTCTGTAGATATGACAGGTGATGGTGATACAGATCATACGGCAATTATAACAAAAATTAAGTCGACTGGTTCAGATTACGATGAAAGAATATTGTTAACACAGCATACTTATGATAGGTGTGAAACACGTTGGGACTCATCGGCTAAGAAAGAAGTGGATTATACTCTACAATATCTATATGATAAAGGATATACAATTTATGGATATGAAATGGACAAAGCAACTAATGAAAAATAA
- a CDS encoding BlaI/MecI/CopY family transcriptional regulator produces MDEDLKLSNADYRLLSIVWEFEPVASPELCRLAEVRLGWKRTTTYTVLKRLCDKGALQNENTIVTSKMGRECVQAIESRNVVARVFDGSLPKFIAAFLGDEKISDSEAEQIRRIIDEYRGRK; encoded by the coding sequence ATGGATGAGGATTTAAAGCTAAGCAATGCGGATTACCGTTTGCTGTCAATTGTGTGGGAATTTGAGCCTGTCGCTTCGCCCGAGTTGTGCAGGCTGGCGGAGGTGCGGCTCGGCTGGAAGCGCACGACAACGTACACGGTGCTAAAGCGGCTCTGCGACAAAGGCGCTTTGCAGAACGAGAACACAATTGTCACTTCAAAAATGGGGCGTGAATGCGTTCAGGCGATTGAAAGCCGCAATGTTGTCGCCCGGGTCTTTGACGGTTCCCTGCCGAAGTTTATCGCAGCCTTTCTGGGAGATGAAAAAATCAGCGACAGCGAGGCGGAGCAGATAAGGCGGATCATAGACGAGTACAGGGGGCGAAAGTAA
- a CDS encoding amidase domain-containing protein, with product MGLIKKEGGSIGSPKIVRNIKNTANERSFIKMKKIFASFLTLALFASLLCVPSFASAIDDSGGILQVKGSELLKELLSRQFESYKTGQIIDTSDIFLDSQSTQLYNQYLKWYTGLTDATKEYWTNYDFDMRFAGADNDELTFTADLSYTRTCSKYASEQYNFPYTIRIAAQNGKYYISEIDTEEANFHDFKGLLANTDFVLKRASAESVVDSLISDYVAFKEKCNNMVVDPADVVDMEETFNAYLAQDNSNISLKATSYSYDGERGRRYADTYYSTPNSCFYYEANADCTNFVSQCIWAAYGGWSDGDTNEIMSANIAARKRMQSSTSLDNWFGHKNGFGNPWGGVNNLWNFATGSPSTGPKATGVNNNKVWSNIACTSIVTGQVLQFRNGSSGDYGHSVYVSGGTNDTYANIKITQHTSNARRQLDEVIRAWGSDSCYMRQLKFSSANFDR from the coding sequence GTGGGCTTAATTAAGAAAGAAGGTGGTTCCATTGGTTCACCAAAAATAGTTCGTAACATAAAAAATACTGCAAATGAAAGGAGTTTTATAAAAATGAAAAAAATATTTGCTTCGTTTTTAACGCTTGCCCTTTTTGCATCGCTACTGTGTGTGCCGTCCTTTGCGTCGGCAATCGACGACAGCGGAGGAATTCTTCAGGTTAAAGGTTCTGAGTTGTTAAAAGAACTGTTGTCTAGGCAGTTCGAATCGTATAAGACCGGACAGATCATTGACACAAGCGATATTTTTTTGGACAGCCAAAGCACACAACTGTATAACCAATATCTGAAATGGTATACCGGTTTAACCGACGCCACAAAGGAATACTGGACAAACTATGACTTCGATATGAGGTTTGCAGGAGCCGATAACGATGAACTGACATTTACTGCGGATTTGAGTTATACCCGTACCTGCAGTAAGTATGCCAGCGAGCAGTACAACTTTCCATATACGATTCGTATAGCTGCCCAAAATGGCAAGTATTACATCTCAGAGATTGATACCGAGGAAGCTAATTTCCACGATTTTAAAGGTCTATTAGCTAATACTGACTTTGTCTTGAAGCGTGCATCAGCCGAAAGCGTGGTGGACTCTCTTATTTCTGATTATGTTGCATTCAAAGAGAAATGTAACAATATGGTTGTTGACCCGGCTGATGTAGTCGACATGGAGGAAACTTTCAATGCATATTTAGCTCAGGACAATTCGAACATAAGTTTAAAAGCAACCTCCTACTCCTATGATGGGGAACGCGGCCGCAGATATGCCGATACCTATTACAGCACTCCTAACAGCTGTTTTTACTACGAGGCGAACGCAGATTGTACAAATTTTGTATCGCAGTGTATTTGGGCCGCGTATGGCGGGTGGTCTGACGGCGATACCAATGAAATCATGAGCGCTAATATTGCAGCCCGCAAGCGAATGCAAAGCAGCACTTCGCTGGATAATTGGTTTGGACATAAAAACGGTTTCGGCAATCCGTGGGGAGGCGTTAATAATCTTTGGAATTTTGCAACCGGCTCTCCTTCTACCGGACCTAAAGCCACCGGCGTTAATAATAACAAGGTGTGGAGCAATATTGCCTGTACCAGCATCGTCACCGGGCAGGTACTACAGTTTAGAAATGGCAGCTCCGGAGATTACGGACATTCTGTATATGTATCCGGGGGTACCAACGATACCTACGCTAACATTAAAATTACCCAACATACAAGCAATGCGCGGAGACAGTTGGATGAAGTGATCCGCGCGTGGGGCAGCGACAGCTGCTATATGCGCCAACTGAAGTTTAGCTCTGCCAACTTCGACAGATAG